One window from the genome of Desulfallas thermosapovorans DSM 6562 encodes:
- a CDS encoding TetR/AcrR family transcriptional regulator: MKAKKLSRKGTIMRSRIIHAAMKVFAAYGFKGASTSIIAKEAGIESSHIFIYFKSKKELYLTVLEKFTKDQHKFIFNPYYFSIKNDPELQVRTLLSNWILFLAHNPDYLRLYRWEISNGNSFLLQLKSKPLISKDPFTVELYKVLCEGVDKGVFNPTAKRVETFVSLNNICFGLFVRMEFFQELGLDVVKLAKADANYRNYIIDLCLKLVKC, translated from the coding sequence ATGAAGGCAAAGAAACTAAGCAGAAAGGGAACCATTATGCGTTCCAGGATCATCCACGCTGCTATGAAGGTATTTGCCGCATATGGATTTAAGGGTGCATCGACATCAATTATAGCAAAGGAAGCCGGCATAGAAAGCAGTCATATATTTATTTACTTTAAATCAAAGAAAGAACTTTACCTTACAGTATTGGAAAAGTTTACAAAGGACCAGCACAAGTTTATTTTTAATCCATATTACTTTTCTATAAAAAATGATCCCGAACTGCAGGTTCGCACCTTATTATCCAATTGGATATTATTTCTGGCTCACAACCCTGATTATCTCAGGCTTTATCGTTGGGAAATCAGTAATGGCAACTCCTTTTTACTCCAACTGAAATCCAAACCACTGATAAGCAAGGACCCATTCACTGTAGAATTATACAAAGTACTCTGTGAAGGAGTGGACAAGGGAGTATTTAACCCCACCGCCAAAAGGGTGGAAACCTTTGTTTCCCTAAACAATATATGTTTTGGCCTGTTCGTGAGAATGGAATTCTTTCAAGAACTGGGCTTGGACGTCGTAAAGTTAGCTAAGGCGGATGCCAATTACAGGAATTACATTATTGACCTCTGCCTGAAGCTGGTCAAGTGCTGA